In a genomic window of Saccharothrix sp. HUAS TT1:
- a CDS encoding IucA/IucC family siderophore biosynthesis protein: MTDLWRECSAALLAKAIGELCFEGLLTPTGGYELRFDDAVYAFSATRTAFGGWAVEPGSVRRAAAGVLGDDVVEPCDDVQRFVVDAFRFLRIDPATTAGFLAEVTATLAADVALASTARPAVELAALPQAELDGHLTGHPWLIANKGRVGFSADDLARHAPEARTPVRLPWLAVHRGLAEFRGTSSLSESSVRSHELGPEVVERFTEALQEAGADPEAYVWLPVHPWQLDHVVRTLWAPELATGRIVELGEGPDWYLPTQAIRTMSNVDSSRRYQVKLPLRVLNTSVYRGIPPHCTVAAPVVTQWLAGLWRSDELIGGWGTQLLGEVASVTVRHPQLSRAGEVPYQWLETMGCIWREPVVLKAGERSWSLAALLHVDRAGRPLVAEYIGSTDPAAWFAALLRVLFRPLLHVLYTYGITFNPHGENVVVITGADGVPTRVALLDLVDDVNVSVDHVPARGPEPDDHDRVLPRKPWRVLRQYVVDALLVGVFRPLSALLPLDQDRFWGLVRGEVDAYRNRFPALAARMDEGSLTTPDLLRYPLNSYRITSGYRDLTTRPPVPTTGTLPNPLHTATPILPTDGW; the protein is encoded by the coding sequence GTGACTGACCTGTGGCGCGAGTGCTCGGCGGCGTTGCTGGCCAAGGCGATCGGCGAACTGTGCTTCGAGGGGCTGCTCACCCCGACCGGCGGTTACGAGCTGCGGTTCGACGACGCCGTGTACGCGTTCTCGGCGACGCGGACGGCGTTCGGCGGGTGGGCGGTGGAGCCGGGGTCGGTGCGCCGGGCGGCGGCGGGCGTCCTCGGTGACGACGTGGTCGAGCCGTGCGACGACGTGCAGCGGTTCGTGGTGGACGCGTTCCGGTTCCTGCGGATCGACCCGGCCACCACGGCGGGCTTCCTGGCCGAGGTGACCGCCACCCTGGCCGCCGACGTGGCGCTGGCGTCGACCGCGCGACCGGCGGTGGAGCTGGCGGCGTTGCCGCAGGCCGAGCTGGACGGGCACCTGACCGGGCACCCGTGGCTGATCGCGAACAAGGGGCGGGTCGGGTTCTCGGCGGACGACCTGGCGCGGCACGCCCCGGAGGCGCGCACGCCCGTGCGGCTGCCGTGGCTGGCCGTGCACCGGGGGTTGGCGGAGTTCCGGGGCACGTCGTCGCTGTCCGAGTCGTCGGTGCGGTCGCACGAGCTGGGCCCGGAGGTGGTCGAGCGGTTCACCGAGGCGTTGCAGGAGGCCGGGGCCGACCCGGAAGCCTACGTGTGGCTGCCGGTGCACCCCTGGCAGCTGGACCACGTGGTGCGCACCCTGTGGGCGCCGGAGCTGGCCACCGGTCGGATCGTGGAGCTGGGCGAGGGGCCGGACTGGTACCTGCCGACCCAGGCGATCCGCACCATGTCCAACGTGGACTCCTCGCGGCGGTACCAGGTGAAGCTGCCGCTGCGGGTGCTGAACACGTCGGTGTACCGGGGCATCCCGCCGCACTGCACCGTCGCCGCGCCGGTCGTGACGCAGTGGCTGGCGGGGCTGTGGCGGTCGGACGAGCTCATCGGCGGGTGGGGGACGCAGCTGCTGGGCGAGGTCGCTTCGGTGACCGTCCGGCACCCGCAGCTGTCGCGGGCCGGCGAGGTGCCGTACCAGTGGCTGGAGACCATGGGGTGCATCTGGCGCGAGCCGGTGGTGCTGAAGGCCGGTGAGCGCTCCTGGTCGTTGGCGGCGCTGCTGCACGTGGACCGCGCCGGCCGGCCGCTGGTGGCGGAGTACATCGGGTCGACCGACCCGGCGGCGTGGTTCGCGGCGCTGCTGCGGGTCCTCTTCCGGCCGTTGCTGCACGTGCTGTACACGTACGGCATCACGTTCAACCCGCACGGGGAGAACGTCGTGGTGATCACGGGCGCGGACGGCGTGCCGACCCGCGTCGCCCTGCTCGACCTGGTGGACGACGTGAACGTGTCGGTGGACCACGTCCCGGCGCGCGGCCCGGAACCGGACGACCACGACCGCGTGCTGCCGCGCAAACCGTGGCGCGTGCTGCGGCAGTACGTGGTGGACGCCCTGCTCGTCGGCGTCTTCCGCCCGCTGTCGGCCCTGCTGCCCCTCGACCAGGACCGCTTCTGGGGCCTGGTGCGCGGCGAGGTCGACGCCTACCGCAACCGCTTCCCCGCCCTGGCGGCCCGGATGGACGAGGGCTCCCTGACCACCCCCGACCTGCTGCGCTACCCGCTGAACAGCTACCGGATCACCTCGGGCTACCGCGACCTGACCACCCGCCCCCCGGTGCCGACGACGGGCACCCTGCCCAACCCCCTGCACACCGCCACGCCGATCCTGCCGACCGACGGCTGGTAA
- a CDS encoding lysine N(6)-hydroxylase/L-ornithine N(5)-oxygenase family protein, with protein sequence MTSHDVVAIGCGPFNLGLAALASTVDDLDAVVLEARPELRWHSGMMFGDALLQVSFLADLVTLVDPTHPLSFLAYLRDADRLYPFYVRERFHPTRREYEDYLRWAASRLPVRFSHDVTSVRWAGDRFEVSGAGFSLRARHLVLGVGTTPSVPPALAGLGDRLVHSSDYLHRPPTADRVTVVGSGQSGAEIVLDLLRRNLDGGPAVAWLTRTPVFAPLDYTKLVLEMTTPSYVRHFHSLPQDRRDALRAEHWRHYRAISAETLEELHDLLYRREWEHAPAPVELRPGVSVESSAVESGEVVLTCRHRDTGRVFRHRTDLVVAATGYAQAPTPFLAPLEPLVRRDPRGRYVVALDHSIALDPSVTGRVFVANADLHSHGVAAPDLGIGAVRNATIVNAVTGREVYPLPKRTAYTSFSVPGDDGQPEDGQPGDDGQPGDDGD encoded by the coding sequence ATGACGTCGCACGACGTGGTGGCCATCGGGTGCGGGCCGTTCAACCTCGGGCTGGCCGCGCTGGCGTCCACCGTGGACGACCTGGACGCGGTCGTGCTGGAGGCGCGGCCGGAGCTGCGCTGGCACAGCGGGATGATGTTCGGCGACGCGCTGCTGCAGGTCAGCTTCCTGGCCGACCTGGTGACGCTGGTCGACCCGACGCACCCGCTGTCGTTCCTGGCCTACCTGCGCGACGCCGACCGGCTGTACCCGTTCTACGTGCGGGAGAGGTTCCACCCGACCCGGCGCGAGTACGAGGACTACCTGCGGTGGGCGGCGTCCCGGCTGCCGGTGCGGTTCTCGCACGACGTGACGTCGGTGCGGTGGGCGGGCGACCGGTTCGAGGTGTCCGGGGCGGGCTTCTCCCTGCGGGCGCGGCACCTCGTGCTCGGCGTCGGGACCACGCCGTCGGTGCCGCCCGCGCTGGCGGGGCTCGGCGACCGGCTCGTGCACAGCTCCGACTACCTGCACCGGCCGCCCACCGCCGATCGGGTCACGGTGGTCGGGTCCGGGCAGTCCGGGGCGGAGATCGTGCTGGACCTGCTGCGGCGCAACCTGGACGGCGGGCCCGCGGTGGCGTGGCTGACCCGCACGCCGGTGTTCGCGCCGCTGGACTACACCAAGCTGGTGCTGGAGATGACCACGCCGTCGTACGTGCGGCACTTCCACTCGCTGCCGCAGGACCGGCGGGACGCGTTGCGCGCCGAGCACTGGCGGCACTACCGGGCGATCTCGGCGGAGACGCTGGAGGAGCTGCACGACCTGCTGTACCGGCGGGAGTGGGAGCACGCGCCGGCGCCGGTCGAGCTGCGGCCGGGAGTGTCGGTCGAGTCGTCCGCCGTCGAGTCCGGGGAGGTCGTGCTGACCTGCCGGCACCGGGACACCGGGCGGGTGTTCCGGCACCGCACCGACCTCGTCGTCGCGGCCACCGGGTACGCGCAGGCGCCGACGCCGTTCCTCGCGCCGCTGGAACCGCTGGTGCGCCGCGACCCGCGGGGCCGGTACGTCGTCGCGCTCGACCACTCGATCGCGCTGGACCCGTCGGTCACCGGCCGGGTGTTCGTGGCCAACGCCGACCTGCACAGCCACGGCGTGGCCGCGCCCGACCTGGGCATCGGGGCGGTGCGCAACGCCACCATCGTCAACGCGGTGACCGGTCGCGAGGTCTACCCGCTGCCGAAGCGCACCGCGTACACCAGCTTCAGCGTCCCGGGGGACGACGGGCAGCCAGAAGACGGGCAACCGGGAGACGACGGGCAACCGGGGGACGACGGTGACTGA
- a CDS encoding GNAT family N-acetyltransferase: protein MTHLDAYRPTDDLSAVPGPPLPVLTGGWHARAVDPDTRDLDLVHRWMQAPHVAAFWHQAWPRERWERELRHQLSGLHSLPVLVSQGEDPVMYLEVYRAARDVVARVYPARPHDLGLHVAVGELGMTDRGLVRGLLPVLTSALFDADPRCTRVLLEPDVRNRRAIASFTAGGFAPVGEVLLPDKVAVLMVRTR, encoded by the coding sequence GTGACCCACCTCGACGCCTACCGGCCGACCGACGACCTGTCCGCCGTGCCGGGTCCGCCGCTGCCGGTGCTCACCGGCGGCTGGCACGCCCGCGCCGTCGACCCCGACACCCGCGACCTGGACCTGGTGCACCGCTGGATGCAGGCGCCGCACGTGGCCGCGTTCTGGCACCAGGCGTGGCCGCGCGAGCGGTGGGAGCGGGAGCTGCGCCACCAGCTGTCCGGCCTGCACTCGCTGCCGGTGCTGGTCAGCCAGGGCGAGGACCCGGTGATGTACCTGGAGGTGTACCGGGCGGCCCGGGACGTGGTCGCGCGGGTGTACCCGGCCCGGCCGCACGACCTCGGGCTGCACGTCGCCGTCGGCGAGCTCGGCATGACCGACCGCGGCCTGGTGCGCGGGCTGCTGCCGGTGCTCACCTCCGCCCTGTTCGACGCCGACCCGCGGTGCACGCGGGTGCTGCTGGAGCCCGACGTGCGCAACCGGCGGGCCATCGCCTCGTTCACCGCGGGCGGGTTCGCGCCGGTCGGCGAGGTGCTGCTGCCGGACAAGGTCGCCGTGCTCATGGTGCGCACCCGATGA